TTTGACCCGCTGACCATCGGCGCCTGGTTCGCCTGGGGCCCCGCCTACATCTTCATGATGCGGCAGTTCTTCCTCACCATCCCGCGGGAGATGGAGGAGGCGGCGCTCATCGACGGGGCCAACGTGTTCCAGATCTACTGGCACATCATGCTGCCGCTGATCCGCCCGGCCCTCATGGCCATCGGCGTGCTCTCCTTCCAGGGCAACTGGAACAACTTCCAGGCGCCGCTGATCTACCTGAACACCATGGAGAAGTTCCCCATGATCCTCGGCCTCAAGTTCTTCGAGCAGTCGCTCTCGAAAGAGGCGCCGCTCTGGAACTACATGATGGCCATGTCGGTGCTGATGGCGGCGCCCATCCTGGGCCTCTTCTTCTCCGCCCAGAAGTACTTCATCGAGGGCCTGAACGTCGGCGCCACCAAGGGGTAGCCGGGGGGAGGTGTGCCCGATGCGGAGAACGCTGCGGTGGGCGCTCCGGCGCACGGGACTGCCGCTGCACGGGAGTCCGCCGCTGCGCCGGGTACTGGCCGCAGGCCTCGTCCTGCTCATCTTCATCCTCGCCGGCTGCACCTCCAGCCCCGGCCCGGCCCCCGGCCCCGTCCCGGAGCGAGTCGACATCGATCCCCCGTGGGGCCCCGAGGCGGTGGAGCGACCGATGCGCAGCGGCCTGATCAACCTGACCCACCTGAACAGCCTGGTCGAGCCCATGGAGGTGGAGGGGCGGGAGCTCTCCCTGGTCCACATCTACGCCGAGGCCCCCAGCTACGGCTGGGTGGACGCCAGCGACGAGGGCATCGCCTGCGTGGACGACGTGGCCCGCGCGGTCATCGTCTACCTCAACTACTACCGCGACACCGAAGACCCCGCCGCCCTGGCGCAGGCCCGCCGTCTGCTCAACTTCGTCCTGTACATGCAGGCCGAGGACGGCGAGTACTACAACTTCGTCACCGACAACCGGGGGACCATCAACCGGACGGGCCAGACCTCCTACAAGGCCTGGTCCTGGTGGGCCGCCCGCGGGCAGTGGGCCCTGGCTGAGGGCTACGCCCTCTTCCGGGAGCTGGACCCCGAATACGCCGCCCAGCTGCGGGAGGCCTACCTCCGGGGCGAGGAGGCCCTGAAGGCGAGCCTCACCGGCTACGGCCGGTGGGATGAGCTGCACGGCGCCCGGGTGCCGGCCTGGCTCCTGGGCGGCGGCTCCGACCTCACGGCGCTGGCGCTCTACGGCCTGGCCGCCTGGTACGAGGCGGAGCCCAACGACCAGACCCGGGCGCTGATGGAGCAGCTGGGCGAGGCGGTGGCCGCCTACCAGCTGGGCTCCTTCGCCGAGTACCCC
This genomic stretch from Symbiobacterium terraclitae harbors:
- a CDS encoding carbohydrate ABC transporter permease, with amino-acid sequence MRPRLFDLLKSFVTYFLLTLGAAVVVVPLFWMISTSLKGPDALFTYPPEWIPRPPVWRNYIDAWKMLPFGRFLFNTIFITVLAMTAELLTTSLVAFGFARFQFRGRDTLFFILLSTMMLPGVVTMIPSFLLWSRLGQVDTFDPLTIGAWFAWGPAYIFMMRQFFLTIPREMEEAALIDGANVFQIYWHIMLPLIRPALMAIGVLSFQGNWNNFQAPLIYLNTMEKFPMILGLKFFEQSLSKEAPLWNYMMAMSVLMAAPILGLFFSAQKYFIEGLNVGATKG